A window of Streptomyces sp. NBC_01224 genomic DNA:
TCGCCGCCACCCACGGTGCCGGATCGGCCAGGGTGTCACCGGCCGACCGAAAGCCCTCCAGCGTGGACAGCAGGGCGAGCAGCACCGCTGACGGCACCTCCACCCACAACGGCACGTTGCGCGCCGGCTCGGATTTCACCTCGTCATCCTAGTAGGGCTTTGTTAGGTACCCCAAGTGATCCTCGTTGGATAGATTGTGATCTTCTTTCAGTTGTGACTCCTGAGGAGATGGAAGAGGTCCGTCCGCGTCTGGAGGCGTTCGCGGCCGAGATGCTGGGCTCGTTGGCGCGTCGGGACCAGCGGGCCAAGGGTGAGTTGTACCTGCGCGGGCTGATGCTGGACGGCAAGCGCAAGTCGATGCAGCCGATGGCCGAGCGCCTGGGCGTGGACCACCAGCAGCTCCAGCAGTTCGTGTCCTCCTCCACCTGGGACTACGCCAAGGTCCGTGAGCGGCTGGCCCGTTGGGCCGCGGCGCACATCTCGCCCGAGGCGTACGCGATTGACGATGTCGGCTTCCCCAAGGACGGCTACGACTCGCCAGGGGTGGCGCGGATGTACTGCGGCGCGCTGGGCAAGCGGGGCAACTGCCAGATCGGGGTCAGTGTGAACCTGGTCAGCGACCGCGCCTCCTCGGCCGTCGACTGGCGTCTGTTCCTGCCCGAGGGCTGGGACGACACCAAACATACCGAGGACGCGCTGCTGGCTTCGGCGATCCGCCGGCGCCGCGCCAAGGCCGGCATCCCCGAGACTGCTCGCCACCGGGAGAAGTGGCGCCTGGCCCTGGACATGCTCGACGAGGTTCGCGGGGACTGGGAGTTGCCGGGCCTGCCGGTCGTCGCCGATGCCGGATACGGCGACGCCACGGGCTTTCGAGAGGGTCTGACCGAACGAGGCCTGACCTACGCGGTCGCGGTCAAGGCCACCACGACCGCGCACCCGGGCGACGCCACGCCCGAGCGTCCGCCGTACTCCGGGCAGGGCCGCCCTCCCGTGTCCGCCTACCCCCAGCCGCACACCACCCTGCGCGTGCTGGCCCTGGCCGCCGGGCAAGCGGCCACCCGCACCGTTACCTGGCGTCAGGGCAGCAAGGCCACCAAGCACAACCCACGGGCCGAGATGCGCTCGCAATTCCTGGCCCTACGGGTCCGCCCGGCCAACCGGTCCATCCGCCGCGCCGCCGACGGCTCCCTGCCCGAATGCTGGCTGCTCGTCGAGTGGCCTCCCGACTCTGCCGAGCCCACCGACTACTGGCTCTCGACGCTGCCCGCCGACATCCCACTGCGCGAGCTGGTGCGAATCGCCAAGATCCGCTGGAGAGTTGAACACGACTACCGCGAGCTCAAGGACGGCCTCGGCCTGGACCACTTCGAGGGCCGCAACTACCTCGGCTGGCACCGCCACGTCACCCTCGCCTCCCTCGCCCAGGCCTTCTGCACCCTGCTCAGACTCGACCCAAAAGCCCCTGCGCCGGCCTGACCCTCTACGCGGTCCTCCGCGAACTCCAGGCCCTCCTGGCCACCTGGACCGGCGCCTGCTCGATATGCGGCCAACCCGCACCAACCCCCGAACCCCACCACAGGACCTAACAAAGCCCTACTAGGGACGCTCCAGCCTTATGGACCCCGGCGAACGGCCATCGGGACCCCCTGCTTTCGTCGGGGGTCTTCGTCACACATCGGAAGATTCCAATGCGCCCGCGGATGCGTAGCGTCCATGCCATGGTCTTCTCCCCGACACGCACATCCCCCGCCCGGCGGACCCCGGCACGACGCCTCGCCGACCGCCAGCTGTTCTTCGCCGAGACGTTCCGGACCTTCCGTACGACCGGGGCGGTAACCCCAAGCGGCCGTCACCTCGCCGCGGCGCTCGCCGCGCCGCTGGCGCACCGCACCGGGCAGCCGCGCGCCGTACTGGAGGTCGGTGCCGGAACCGGCGCGGTCTCCCGAGTGCTGGCGGACCTGCTCGGCCCCGAGGACACCCTGGACCTCGTCGAGGGCAACCCCCGCTTCGCTCGCCTGCTCGCCGCGGACCTGCGCGCCGACCCCCGGCTGGCCGTCCACCGGGAACGCATCGCACTGATCGCAGGACCGGTGGCAGAGCTCGACCCCCAGGCGCGCTACGACGTGATTGTCTCCGGGCTGCCGTTCGCCAACTTCCACCCCCGCGAGGTGTCCGATCTACTCACCGGCTACCTGACCGCACTCAAGCCCGGCGGCCACCTGACGTACTTCGGCTACCGCGGCACTGCCCGCCTCCGCGCACTGCTGGGAACTTCCCGGAGCCTGGCCCGGCACAGCGGAGTCGCCCACGTGCTCGATACCTTCCAACAGACCCACGCCGCCGACTGCCGCACCGTATGGGGCAACCTCCCCCCGGCGCGCGTCTGGCACCTGCGCGCCCCCCACAGGGACACCTCATCCGCTTCCCTGAAGGACTCCGTTGCCTAACTGGTTGGGTGACATCTGGGCCATGAACCTCAAGAGCAGGCGCGGCAAGCTCACGGGCGACAAGCACCAGCAGCTCGCCAACCTCCGACTGGAATGGGCGGCGTGACGGAACAATGGCGATGCCTGCGCTCGCTGGCTGGGCGGCAGGAGCAGCACCCCGGCCTCCAGGACCGCCTGCCGGTGGCGGCCGCGCGGGCCGACACCGCCGCCCCCGATGACCTCAGCCCCGCAGGCCCGGCCTTCCTGGCGGCAGGGATCCGGGCGGAACGCCGCACCGAACGAACCCAGCGGCCGACCCGCGACCCGCGCTGCTGGCCTGGGAGCCCACCCGCTGCCAAGCCGAACCGGTGGATCCACGGTCAGGTACCAGATCCCAAGTCGATGTCCATCAGAATGAGTCCGGCTACGACGATCACGGCGCTCACTGAGGCCCCCGTCTTCTGACGTCGTGTCCAGTTGTTCCAGTCGCGTCGCCCCCGCGTTGAGATGATCAGACCGACCCCACCTATGACCAACGCGGAAACTCCCAAGTGCCCCATTACGACCTCTCTCAGTAACTACTGGCCACTAGGGCGTATACGGAATGTGCTGGTCACAGCCACTCGTTGATGGCTGCGACCAGAATGGTCGCCTCTCAGAGGTCGTCTCGTTCGGTGCCGAAGGGACAGGAGCTGAGCTCGGTGGGTTCAGGTATTCAGGGGCAGGGAGTGCCGATATCGGGCGGCGTAGGGCGGTTCAGCCGCCAGACCACGTCGATCCCACTGCCTGAGGGAACTGCGGGCGGCGCTACCTGTTCACGCAGGACTTCGGTGAAGCCCAATCGGCGTGGTATAGCGGCGCTGGAGGTGTTGGCCAGGTCGTGCGCGATTTCCAGGTACTCCACGTCCGGCAGGGTGAACATCTCGGTGACCATGGCAGCCGTCGCTCTCGTGGCGATGCCCTGGCCTGTGGCGGCAGGGTGCAGCCAGTACCCCATGCGCCGGCCCTGAGGTTCGGCCCCGCGGTAGGACTGGCACATGCCAATGAGAGTGCTGTCTTTGGCGATGGCGTAGTTGTACACGTCACCGATTGCCCACTTCGACTCGGAGTTCGCGAGGAAGTCTCGGGTGCTCTTCTCGCTGTGACGGGCGACCCACGGCTCCCAGGGGCGCAAGTGGTCCAGAGACTCCTCGATCAACTTGAATGCCGGAGCGAAGTCGCTCTGCCCCCGCCAGCGTCGCAGGACGAAGTCTCCGCACTCGATGATCTGCCTCGGTCGCTCCATGGAGGCCATGATTGTTCGCAGAACGGCTCGCTGCAACGGGATACAGAAGAACTGGTGGGCCGTCTAACTGGCAAGACGGCGGTAGCAGATCAGAGCGGCGGCGATGACGCCGAAGGCTAGGAAGTGTGCGGCCTTGCGCTCGTAGCGGCGGTGCAGGCGGCAGCACCCGGCCAGCCACTCCACCGTGCGCTCCACGGTCCAACGGTGACGGCCCAGCCGCTGGGAGGGCTCTATTGCCCTCGCGGGCGATGCGCGGGCTGATGTTCCGCGAACGCAGCCGTTTACAACAACTCATGAAACATGATCGCCGCAGGTGGACCGCCGGGCGGCGTTGATGCCGGATGTCACTCCGCGGCTCAGGAGGTCCGGGTGTGGTGGTCCAGCAAGCGAGTGAGCAACTGCACGAAATGGTCGCGTTCAGCCGAATTTAGCGGTGCGAGCAGTTCGTCGTGAATTCCAGGATCTTGTCGAGCCGGAGTAGGTACCGGCGGCCTTGGGGAGAGATGGTGATGACGTTTCGGCGCCGGTCGTCGGGGTCCGGCACCCGCTCGACGAGGTCACGCTCAGCCAGTTCGTTGAGCACGCTGACCATGTCGCTGCGGTAGATACCGGTGCGCCCGCTCAGGGTCGCTTGGCTCCCCGGTCCGAAATCCTGCAGTGAGGCGAGCACGGCGTAGTGCCACTTGCGGGCGTCGACCTGGGCCAGCCCTTCGTTCATCAGCCGGTCCGACCGCGCGGCGCCGCCTTCCCCGACGGTGGCGATCGGCACCGGGGGTGCTGCTGTGCACGGACGCCTTCGGCGTGCGGCCCGAGTTGGAGGAGAAGGCCCGCGAACTGGCCGAGCACGGGTACTGCGTACTCGTGCCCAACCTCTACTGCCGGCACGGCCCGGCACCCGTGGTCGAACTTCCCGAGCACATCGGAGAAGAGATCCGGCCCGCGGTCATCGCGCAGCTGATGCCCCTGATCCAGGCGCACACCCCCGAACGTGTCCTGCGCGACGCCGACGCCTACCTCAGGTTCCTCACCGCTCAGCCCGAAGTCAGCGCCGGACCCGTCGCCGCGATCGGCTACCGCATGGGCGGCGCCCTGACGGTACGCACCGCAGCGGCCCACCCCGAGCAGGTGGCCGCCGTCGCCGGATTCCAGCCCAGCCCCTTGGTCACCGACGTGCCCGACAGCCCGCACCACCTCTTCCCCAAGCTCACCACCCAGGTCCACCTCGGCCTTGCCGAGGGCGACATGACCCCCGAGACCACCAGCGTGCTCCACCAGGCCCTGGATGCCGCAGGCGTCGAGCACACCTCCGAGATCTACCCCGGCACCGTCCACGGCTTCACCATGTCCGACACCGACGCCTTCCCCTCGGCTCGGGGATCAGCAGGTCAGATGAGGATCTCCTGAACGACAGCGAAGCCTCCTTCGAACGCCGGCTTGCCGAGCGCCTGGATGGCCTCGCCCCCGGCATCGCAGCGGAGGCCGAGCGCTGGATTCGGGTTCTGCATGACGGCGGCCCCCGCAGTCTGCCCCGGCAGCAGAGCACGGCCTGGCTCTACCTCACCGGGGCCCGTCCGGCACTGCTGGGCTGGTCAGACCGCTACGACCACCTGCGGGAGGTGACCCGCGAGGATGCCCTCACCCACCTCAAGACCCTGCACGGCCACGACCGCCGAGACCAACTCGGCGCCCTGCGCTTTCTGTTCGCTTGGGCCAAGCGAACAGGCTTGATCTTCCGCAATCCCACCAGCCGCATCAAGGTCGGCCAGAACAAGTACGGCGTGCCCCAACCGCTGGCGCCCGGCCAGATCGACCGCGGGCTCCTTACTGAACTCGCGCCGCTCACCCTGGTCTTCGGGCACTTGACCGCCCATGCGTTGCGCACCGAGGCTACCGGGGGGGTGCGCTCGGCGAGCTGCCGGAGAGTGCCATTGTCGACGCCGTGCGATCGGCGAGGACCCAGCAGGCCAAGATCGTCCGGTTCTTAACCGCGGGGCCCACCAGCGCTGCGTGTACAGATCAACTCCAGTAAACTGATCGTGTTTTAGGAAGTGGCAAGGCCGCGAGTCGACTGCGTGCGATGGCGGGAAGCACCAGATGTAGCCTGCGTTCGCCGTCCTCAACGGAGCTCTGATGTACCTGTTCATTTGTGTTCAGCGGGCTCCGCCCTGCGACCGTTGCCGGGGCCGGGAGTTGCGCGAGGGCCGGCCGGACGGACGACGCCGCCTGTGAGGATCGCGCCGTTGGAGCCTTGGCCGGGTCGGGCCATTCACCGGGCCACGTCTCGGCTTCGCAGTCGTTTGTCTGCGGTGCCACTTCTTCGCCCTGCATGAACGGTCCACACATTATTCACGAATTGCCACATTGTTACTCCTGTCCGCCAGTTCTCCGGAGGCCGCACTCATCCCCTATGGGGGAGTGAATCGCTGCGCCGCCTTCGAAGGCTCGACCCCGACCCCTAGGACCACCCTCCGTGACCTTGTCCTCAATAATCGCCCTTGCCCTCGGCGTCTTGTCCCTCCTCCTAGCAGTCGGGGCGCTGCTCCTGGCACGCTCGCGCCGCAAACACGTACGACGGGGCAGAGACTTGTCCGCGGAGGCGCAGGCCGCCAATTCCCGTGCGCAGGCTGCCGAGGGCCGCGCCCGAACCGAGGTGCAGAACAGGCAGACCGCAGAGTCCCGCACGAAGGAACTCAATACCCGCGAGGCGGAGCTTCTCGACGAAGTGCGTCACCTCGCCTCTGCGCGACTTCCCGCTGTCGCACTGCACCTGATCAGCTCTCATCACCCCGTCCCCGGACTGCTGCACAAGAGTCTCGCGGGGTCCGAGGCTGCACAGCTCCTCGACGCCCTGCCCGAAGCTGTTTCTGGCATCGTCCTCAAGGAGAGGCGCCGCATCGACGCCGCTGCTCGGGCTGCCCTGCGCGGTGCAACTCAGGAGTCCCAGGCACTTTCCTACCGTCTGCAGACGAATATCGTGGGTCTACAGCACGAGTTCAGCGCGCCGCCCAGCCTGACGCGGAGCCTGCTTGAGTCCGACCACCTCAATGAGCAGAACCTGCGCCTCACGCAGAGAGCCGCCATCGTGTGCGGAGGCTGGCCGGGTCACGTCCGCAAGGACACTTACGTGAGCGAGGTCGTCAGTGGTGCCTCCTCACGACTGCGCGGCTTCGACCGCATCAACATCGTTTCTCGGCTGGGCCTTTCCAACATCGGCGTGGTCGGGCGCGCGGCCGAGCCTGTTGCTGTGGTCTGCGCCGAGCTGATGGCCAACGCACTGGAGCACTCCCGTGACGACCTCATGGTGGACGTCGGCCTGATCCAGACCGGCAACGGCAGTGTGTGCATCACGATCGACGACGCCGGCAAGGGCATGACCTCAGAAGCGCTCGCCCGCGGCCGAAGTCTGATATCGGGTGAACAGCAGGAGGTGATGCTCCTCGAGCTCGGCGACCCGCCGTCCATGGGCTTCGCCGCCATCGGCCGTCTCGTCGCCGACTACGGCCTCCACGTCTCCATCGACACTTCCTCTCCCTATGGCGGGGTGCGCGCTGTGGTGTCCGTTCCCGAGAACTTGCTGACCTCGATCGACGAAAACGCCACACCTCCGTCGGTCATGGCTCCCCAACCCGCCGTGGCACCCCAGGCCCACAAGCGGCCCGCCACTGCCGACTCGCCCGCGCACTCGCCCGCGCCGACCGCCGCAGCGGAGCTGCCGCAGCGCCGCCGCCGTTTCTCAGCGACCGCCACCAATGATGACGCCGCCGCAGCAGCGCCCCGCCCCTTGGACCCGGAAAACACCGGTGCCATCTGGAGCGATTTCCAAAGTGGCCTCACCAGCGGCCGGTCCGCCACCGATTCGGAGTAAACACTGTGACCATGCCTGAAGCCCACGAAGAGACCGGCCCGTCCGCCTGGGTCCTGAAGCCCATCACCGAAATCCGTGGCGTCCGGCACGCCCTGACCATGACTCTCGACGGGATGGTCCAGGTCACCTCCGAGAACCTCACCAAGGACGAGGCAGACGGCATAGGTGCGATGACTGCCGCGCTGCACTCCGCCTCTCGCGCCGCCACCAACGCCGTTTTGGGAGCCCCTCCAAGCACTCCACTCACGACCGTCACCTCACACAACGATCGGGGTACCTACATGGTCATGCCGGTCGGCGAAGGAACCAACACCCTGATCGCGGCAGCGGGCGATGAGGACATGCCCATGGGGGTGGTCGCGGCCACCATGGCCCGCCAGGCAATGAAACTCGGGGAACAGATCATGTCCGTTCCCGCCCGTACCAGCGACGGGACGTCATGAGCCGCGGCCAGGAACAGCGACGGCTGCTGCCGGCCTACCTTGCGACCGGAACCAGCCCCGGCACCGGCCTCTCGGGCACCCTCGATTCGCTGGCCGCTCTGCGTGCCAGTGGTCTGCCCCTCGCCAGGTACCACACGGCGGTGCACCAGCGCGTGATCGAGCTGCTTACCGACGGATCTCTCAGCGTCGTCGAACTGGCCGGCTATCTCGGCCTCCCGGTCAGCGTGACTCTGGTGCTCGCCGAACAACTTGTCACTGACGGTCAGTTAAAAGCCAGCGTCCCGATTCCGGACGCTCTCCGCGCGTCGAACGATGGCCGACCGTCGAAAGAAGTTCTGGAAGAGGTTCTGAGTGGACTCCACGCTCTCCTTGCCGCCTAGCTCGCCTCCCGTCTACCTGCCTGAGGGAGAACACCGAAGGATCAAGATCCTCGTTGCCGGCCCGCTCGGTATCGGCAAGACGACCGTAGTCAAGTCGCTGTCGCAGATTCCGACACTGCACACCGACGAGGTCATGACGAACGCGGCGGTCGCTACCGATGACCTCAGTCACGATGTCCTGCGTGACAAAACCACCACCACGGTCGCCATCGACTTCGGCCGTCTGACTCTGCCAGGCGACAAGATCGTTCTGTACCTGTACGGAACTCCCGGGCAGCGCCGCTTCCTTCCTCTGTGGGAAGGCATCGCGTTCGGAGCACTTGGTGCCCTCGTCCTGGTCGACACCCGGCGGCTCAAGGACTCCTGGGAAGTGATGGAACTCATCGAGGAGCGCGGTTTGCCGTACGCCGTCGCTGTCAATGTCTTCCCTGACTCACCCAAATACGACTTGGCGCTCATCCGTTCGAAGCTCGACCTCGCCCCAGAGACCCCACTGGTCACCTGTGACGCACGGGAGAAGAACAGCGGCCTCCACGCCCTCATCCAACTGACCGCCCATTCCATATCCGTTGCCGGAGTCGAAGCCTCGTGACGCTCACACCAGCCGAAGCACCTGTGTCCCTGCATGGGGCCGAACACGCCGCGAACCCGCAGCGCAGCTATGAACTGCTGCGCCGGCAGGGGCCGGTCGGCGTAGCCGAGGTGGCCCCCGGTGTCGTGGTCAACCTGGTCACCGACTACCGGGCCGCCCTAGACCTCCTCCAGGACTCCGATACGTGGACCAAGGACACCCGGAGCTGGCTGCCGCAGGTGCCGGAGGACAGCCCGATCCGGCCCCTGGTGGAGTGGCGGCCGAGTCTGTTCTTCGCCGACGGCGAGGCGCACGCGCACCTGCGACGTGTGATCACGGACAGCTTCGGTCTCCTGGACCCCCATGATGTGCGCGTCCTGACATTCCGCTATGCCGACACGCTGCTCCAGGAATTCGCT
This region includes:
- a CDS encoding IS701 family transposase, giving the protein MTPEEMEEVRPRLEAFAAEMLGSLARRDQRAKGELYLRGLMLDGKRKSMQPMAERLGVDHQQLQQFVSSSTWDYAKVRERLARWAAAHISPEAYAIDDVGFPKDGYDSPGVARMYCGALGKRGNCQIGVSVNLVSDRASSAVDWRLFLPEGWDDTKHTEDALLASAIRRRRAKAGIPETARHREKWRLALDMLDEVRGDWELPGLPVVADAGYGDATGFREGLTERGLTYAVAVKATTTAHPGDATPERPPYSGQGRPPVSAYPQPHTTLRVLALAAGQAATRTVTWRQGSKATKHNPRAEMRSQFLALRVRPANRSIRRAADGSLPECWLLVEWPPDSAEPTDYWLSTLPADIPLRELVRIAKIRWRVEHDYRELKDGLGLDHFEGRNYLGWHRHVTLASLAQAFCTLLRLDPKAPAPA
- a CDS encoding class I SAM-dependent methyltransferase, which translates into the protein MVFSPTRTSPARRTPARRLADRQLFFAETFRTFRTTGAVTPSGRHLAAALAAPLAHRTGQPRAVLEVGAGTGAVSRVLADLLGPEDTLDLVEGNPRFARLLAADLRADPRLAVHRERIALIAGPVAELDPQARYDVIVSGLPFANFHPREVSDLLTGYLTALKPGGHLTYFGYRGTARLRALLGTSRSLARHSGVAHVLDTFQQTHAADCRTVWGNLPPARVWHLRAPHRDTSSASLKDSVA
- a CDS encoding GNAT family N-acetyltransferase → MERPRQIIECGDFVLRRWRGQSDFAPAFKLIEESLDHLRPWEPWVARHSEKSTRDFLANSESKWAIGDVYNYAIAKDSTLIGMCQSYRGAEPQGRRMGYWLHPAATGQGIATRATAAMVTEMFTLPDVEYLEIAHDLANTSSAAIPRRLGFTEVLREQVAPPAVPSGSGIDVVWRLNRPTPPDIGTPCP
- a CDS encoding ATP-binding protein encodes the protein MSAEAQAANSRAQAAEGRARTEVQNRQTAESRTKELNTREAELLDEVRHLASARLPAVALHLISSHHPVPGLLHKSLAGSEAAQLLDALPEAVSGIVLKERRRIDAAARAALRGATQESQALSYRLQTNIVGLQHEFSAPPSLTRSLLESDHLNEQNLRLTQRAAIVCGGWPGHVRKDTYVSEVVSGASSRLRGFDRINIVSRLGLSNIGVVGRAAEPVAVVCAELMANALEHSRDDLMVDVGLIQTGNGSVCITIDDAGKGMTSEALARGRSLISGEQQEVMLLELGDPPSMGFAAIGRLVADYGLHVSIDTSSPYGGVRAVVSVPENLLTSIDENATPPSVMAPQPAVAPQAHKRPATADSPAHSPAPTAAAELPQRRRRFSATATNDDAAAAAPRPLDPENTGAIWSDFQSGLTSGRSATDSE
- a CDS encoding roadblock/LC7 domain-containing protein, coding for MPEAHEETGPSAWVLKPITEIRGVRHALTMTLDGMVQVTSENLTKDEADGIGAMTAALHSASRAATNAVLGAPPSTPLTTVTSHNDRGTYMVMPVGEGTNTLIAAAGDEDMPMGVVAATMARQAMKLGEQIMSVPARTSDGTS
- a CDS encoding DUF742 domain-containing protein; this translates as MSRGQEQRRLLPAYLATGTSPGTGLSGTLDSLAALRASGLPLARYHTAVHQRVIELLTDGSLSVVELAGYLGLPVSVTLVLAEQLVTDGQLKASVPIPDALRASNDGRPSKEVLEEVLSGLHALLAA
- a CDS encoding GTP-binding protein translates to MDSTLSLPPSSPPVYLPEGEHRRIKILVAGPLGIGKTTVVKSLSQIPTLHTDEVMTNAAVATDDLSHDVLRDKTTTTVAIDFGRLTLPGDKIVLYLYGTPGQRRFLPLWEGIAFGALGALVLVDTRRLKDSWEVMELIEERGLPYAVAVNVFPDSPKYDLALIRSKLDLAPETPLVTCDAREKNSGLHALIQLTAHSISVAGVEAS